ACCTTAAGGTTTAGATTAGTTAACTCTAAGGGTATAAATGTATATTATCTCTTTAATGAAACATTTTGTCATTTTCCTCTTTGTGGTCTATTTTTGTGACTAAAATCTTTTTTAGTGTTATCCTAGGGTATTTCTCATGTTATTATTCATAATTTGTTTTAAACCGTTTATTTTAGACCAATCGCAATTGTATTGCAATACGCGTTCTCTTATGTAAACTACAGTTCAATCGTACGATAGTATCCGATCCGTTTGTGTCTCACCGCTTAATCCATTCAAAGTCACAATATATTAGTTACTGTATTGGTGATTTGACGTGAACTAAATGCAAACAGTACTCTTCACATCTAATTTATATACTTACACATGCTCATCATCATTTTTCGATCTTTCAGTCATAACACAAAGCAAGAAGAGATCTTGAAACACATTGCAACTTTCGCAACATGTTTTAATTTTTGACTAGTAGTAGGTTCATAGAGATAACTTAGCACAAAAATAGAAGCGTCTATACATTTTCCTTTTAACATAAAGATAAATATGCGCAAAGGTCGCAGATTAACGATTAGCCGGAGCGAGCGGTTTCTATGGGATCATCATCAGTCCAGTGACCGTCACATGGATGGAGAAGCCTCCGTCGAGATGGAACTCATGGAAGAGGATGTCTGGTCGGTGATGGAGGCTCATGAACAACCAAACGCATGGACCATACGCTCCCCCAAAACGACCGGCGGTGAACGGAGACAGAACGGGGGCGGCATGGGTGGCCTGGCCGATAACAATGATGGACGGAGGAAGAAACACGTGGCGAGCTCTGCGCCGGTGAAAGTGCCTGACTGTAGCGAGATCTTAAAGGAAAAGGAGTCTATCGAGTCATTACATAACGACAATGCTGCTGAGGTGGGTCATGGTGAGATGGTGCCGCCTCATGAATACGTGGCGCGTAGCCGTAACGGTGACGGTAGCTCATCGATGTTTTTAGGCGTGGGGAGGACGTTAAAAGGAAGAGACATGAGACGCGTTAGAGACGCCGTGTGGAGCCAGACCGGGTTTGATGGTTAAGTTAGGTACTTAATTTAATTACTAATATATATAAATATATTTGTACATAGACTTGGAGTAATTAAGCACCATACAATAATGTCATCATCATGTTATGGATTATTTCCGTGGAAATATCAAAACCGTTAATGACGGCAGGAAAAAAAAAAACAAATATTTTTCTTACACAAACAAAACTTGTGAGATCGAGCAAACCACATTGTCCCCATCGTGCTTCTTCTTCCTCTAACCTAGAACACAAGAAATTCAGAAAAAAAAAAAAAAAAAAACCCCTAATATGGGTTGCTTCAGCAGCAAACATCGAAGAACACAGAGTGACGTCGTCAATGGAAACGTACAGCGGTCAATTCCGACAAACCAATCACAAACTCATGTCCCTCGTGACGTCACCGCACATAGCTCAATTCCGACAAATCAATCGCAAACTCAT
This sequence is a window from Brassica oleracea var. oleracea cultivar TO1000 chromosome C1, BOL, whole genome shotgun sequence. Protein-coding genes within it:
- the LOC106308622 gene encoding uncharacterized protein LOC106308622; the protein is MRKGRRLTISRSERFLWDHHQSSDRHMDGEASVEMELMEEDVWSVMEAHEQPNAWTIRSPKTTGGERRQNGGGMGGLADNNDGRRKKHVASSAPVKVPDCSEILKEKESIESLHNDNAAEVGHGEMVPPHEYVARSRNGDGSSSMFLGVGRTLKGRDMRRVRDAVWSQTGFDG